One Deinococcota bacterium genomic window, TCCTTCGCTGACGCCGAGATTGGGCATGGCCGTCCCTGGAACGAAGGCTTGGGGGTTCTGGAGCCAGCGGATCATGTTGTCCGGAATATTGGGCAGCCTGCCGGCGATATAGCTCCGCTCGGCGATGCCGGTAAGGGACGGCGCCACCCTGCCTCTGGCCTGGCGGATGCCGGCCACGCTGTGGCAGGAGCCGCAGCCGTAGCGAAGGATGGCCTCGCGACCCCGCTCGGGGTCGGCGCCGGCTATCTGCCGCTCGGGCGCCACCGCGATCCTGTGGACGCCGCTGGAGACGAAGACCGAACCCGCGAGCACGGCGACCCCGGCCAGGACGACGATCAAACCGACCGGCAGCCGTAAGCGGCGCATCAGCCGCTCCCCCTTAAGCTGTTCTCCCTCTTCATCAAGTCCAT contains:
- a CDS encoding c-type cytochrome, whose amino-acid sequence is MRRLRLPVGLIVVLAGVAVLAGSVFVSSGVHRIAVAPERQIAGADPERGREAILRYGCGSCHSVAGIRQARGRVAPSLTGIAERSYIAGRLPNIPDNMIRWLQNPQAFVPGTAMPNLGVSEGDAADMAAYLYALR